From Etheostoma cragini isolate CJK2018 chromosome 17, CSU_Ecrag_1.0, whole genome shotgun sequence, one genomic window encodes:
- the flrt3 gene encoding leucine-rich repeat transmembrane protein FLRT3 codes for MVRQCKAFILSLIRVGLLLGLANPLVTSASCPSACRCDGTFIYCNDRGLTSIPTGMPQDATVLFLQNNRIKSSGIPAELRRLSNVEKIYLYCNNLDEFPTNLPLGLKELHLQENNVRMITHASLAQIPYIEELHLDDNSVSAVSIEEGAFRDSTHLRLLFLSRNHLSTIPSGLPMSIEELRFDDNRISSISEQSLQDLINLKRLILDGNLLNNRGIGEMALINLINLTELSLVRNSLTSPPANLPGNSLEKLQLQDNHINRVPPGAFAFLRQLYRLDLSGNNLSSLPQGVFEDLDNLTQLLLRNNPWQCTCRMMWVRDWLRTLPSKVNVRGFMCQGPDKVKGMAIKDLTTDMFDCTGSELPTYETSTVSNTLPPTQPQWPSFVTKRPVVKGPDFGKNYHSTTTSSGRKIITISVKSTSADAIHISWRVSQPMTALRLSWLKLGHSPAFGSITETIVQGERKEYLLTALEPESSYRICMVPMETSNIYLSDETPVCIETETGSHKSYNPTTTLNREQEKEPFKNSSLPLAAIIGGAVALLAIIMLALVCWYVHRNGSLFSRNCTYNKGRRRKDDYAEAGTKKDNSILEIRETSFQMIPINNLPVSKEEFVIHTIFPPNGLTLYKSPHNENSINNRSYRDSGIPDSDHSHS; via the coding sequence ATGGTGCGTCAATGCAAGGCCTTTATCCTTTCCCTCATCAGGGTTGGGCTGCTGCTGGGTCTTGCTAACCCCCTGGTGACCTCTGCCTCGTGTCCCTCAGCCTGCCGCTGTGATGGGACCTTCATCTACTGTAATGACCGTGGCCTGACTTCCATTCCTACTGGTATGCCCCAGGATGCTACGGTGCTCTTTTTGCAAAACAATCGCATCAAGAGTTCGGGCATTCCTGCAGAGCTCCGCAGACTGTCAAATGTGGAAAAGATCTACCTTTACTGCAACAATCTGGATGAGTTCCCTACTAACCTTCCTCTTGGGCTGAAAGAGCTTCACCTTCAGGAGAACAATGTTCGGATGATTACCCATGCCTCTTTAGCTCAAATTCCCTACATTGAGGAACTACACCTGGATGATAACTCGGTATCTGCAGTCAGCATAGAGGAGGGGGCCTTCAGGGACAGTACCCACCTCAGACTGCTTTTTCTCTCCAGAAACCACCTAAGCACCATCCCTTCAGGCCTACCCATGAGCATTGAGGAGTTGCGCTTTGATGACAACCGCATCTCCTCAATCTCAGAGCAGTCGCTGCAAGATCTCATCAACCTGAAGCGACTAATCCTGGATGGTAACCTGCTCAACAACCGTGGGATTGGGGAGATGGCTCTCATCAACCTGATCAACCTGACTGAGCTCTCGCTAGTGAGAAACTCCTTGACATCGCCGCCAGCCAACTTGCCAGGAAACAGTTTGGAGAAGCTGCAGCTACAAGATAATCACATTAATCGGGTCCCGCCTGGGGCTTTTGCCTTCCTTAGGCAGCTGTATCGCTTGGACCTGTCTGGCAACAACCTGAGCAGCCTCCCACAGGGTGTATTTGAAGATCTGGACAATCTCACACAGCTCCTGCTACGCAACAACCCCTGGCAATGCACTTGCAGGATGATGTGGGTGCGTGACTGGCTGCGGACGTTGCCGTCGAAGGTGAATGTACGTGGCTTCATGTGCCAGGGTCCAGATAAGGTCAAAGGCATGGCAATTAAAGACCTAACTACAGACATGTTTGACTGCACAGGTTCGGAACTCCCGACGTATGAGACAAGCACAGTCTCCAACACTTTACCCCCCACACAGCCCCAGTGGCCCTCGTTTGTGACTAAAAGGCCTGTAGTAAAAGGGCCAGACTTTGGTAAGAATTACCACAGCACTACCACCTCGTCAGGCAGAAAGATCATCACCATCAGTGTTAAGTCAACTAGTGCAGATGCAATACACATATCATGGAGAGTGTCGCAGCCCATGACTGCGCTACGGCTCAGCTGGCTAAAGCTGGGACACAGCCCTGCCTTTGGCTCAATCACTGAGACCATTGTGCAGGGGGAGAGGAAGGAGTACCTGCTCACGGCACTGGAGCCAGAGTCTTCCTATAGGATATGCATGGTTCCCATGGAGACCAGCAATATTTACCTGTCAGATGAGACCCCTGTTTGCATTGAGACAGAGACTGGTTCTCACAAATCATACAACCCGACTACAACATTGAACAGAGAGCAGGAGAAAGAGCCTTTCAAAAATTCCAGTCTGCCTTTGGCTGCTATCATTGGAGGGGCTGTGGCTCTTTTGGCAATAATCATGCTGGCGCTGGTGTGTTGGTATGTCCACAGGAACGGTTCACTTTTTTCCAGGAACTGCACCTACAACAAAGGCCGTCGGAGAAAGGATGACTATGCTGAGGCTGGCACTAAGAAGGACAACTCCATCCTAGAAATACGAGAGACATCTTTTCAAATGATACCTATAAATAACCTGCCTGTGTCCAAGGAGGAGTTTGTGATACACACAATTTTCCCGCCTAATGGCCTGACTTTATACAAAAGCCCACATAACGAGAACAGTATTAACAACAGGAGCTACAGAGACAGTGGAATACCAGATTCAGACCATTCCCATTCATGA